The following are encoded in a window of Flavobacterium cupriresistens genomic DNA:
- the msrB gene encoding peptide-methionine (R)-S-oxide reductase MsrB — MLNWNAIIKYANHGNPTPPKRVEKTPEEWSKLLTEEEFRITRLKGTERAHSSDMCSFFEPGKYACKCCNTPLFDSSEKFESGTGWPSFTQPVAIENVAYIKDVTFGMVRVEITCNICDSHLGHVFPDGPAPSGLRYCTNAVSLVKTENI; from the coding sequence ATGCTAAACTGGAACGCTATTATAAAATACGCCAATCACGGAAATCCAACTCCTCCAAAAAGAGTAGAAAAAACACCTGAGGAATGGAGTAAATTACTAACCGAAGAAGAATTCCGTATTACACGACTAAAAGGTACAGAAAGAGCCCACAGCTCTGACATGTGCAGTTTTTTTGAACCTGGAAAATACGCTTGCAAATGTTGCAACACGCCTCTTTTTGATTCAAGTGAAAAATTCGAAAGCGGAACGGGTTGGCCCTCTTTTACACAACCTGTTGCTATAGAAAATGTCGCTTATATCAAAGACGTAACATTTGGAATGGTACGCGTAGAAATTACCTGTAACATTTGCGACTCTCATTTAGGTCATGTTTTCCCCGATGGTCCGGCACCTAGTGGACTAAGATATTGCACGAATGCAGTTTCACTAGTAAAAACAGAAAACATTTAA